CCAgtagagaaaaaagaattttcctgaTTCTTAAATAACAATCACTATTTAGTTGAAATCATGTTAGACATTAAATAATAAGGATTCTGATCttatttaaattttgctttagTTGTATCCTGACGTGACTCTAgcaggggaaatttttttttaatttaaaatgtgtatcaTCACATGTCTTTTGTAGACTATATTatctcaatgaaataaaatttaatgtacAATAATTTTTAGTTCTCTTTTTATGTATCACATAACTCAGTATAGAATTTTCTGTGAACTAGGATTTGACCTATAACATGTTCTCACAAGAGGTGAGGTAAAATTGTATGTCAAAAAATATACAAATGGCatggaaattaaatttttataggTTGGCCTGGGACTTACTGTATATCCCAGGTAGCCCTTGAATTTTCAActgactgcctcagcctccctattAGCTGAAATAACAGACATATGTCACTAAGCCTGGCTAAATCTTAACTGAGGTAAGAAACAATGACCCAGACATATCAACAGGCAGATGATGCAGATCTAAGAATGACATAGTATGTATATTAAAGTAGCAATCATAAAAGTGCTTCAAGGAGTAGTAAGAAAAACACTTGCAATGAGTGGAAACCACTTCTGAAACCTCTCAGCTTCATAAAATTTGTTCTgcacatgaaaagaaagaaatctggaaTCCATGAAAAAATTCTATTAGATTCTACAGCAGGGGAGTTCATGAGTTTATTCATAAATCACatcattatttacattttatttcattaatgttTAAAAGATATCATTGTTAGAATAAACAACTAGACACTAGGAACcatttgaaagatttatttattacatcttTCCAACAAAAAATAATGTCATAGGAATGACCCTTGTTCTAGTCAAATATGTTGCAGTTTCCTATTTCTTTGTAATATGATGACAATTCTACTGTGTTGAAATATTTAGGTTTATGGGACTGTCTTCCACATGAATCAGGGAAACCCATTTAAGGTCAAGGCTCTGGTGGACAAGTGGCCTGATTTTAATACTGTTGTTATTCGACCCCAGGAGCAGGTAAGTTGCAATATAGAATAAATGTGCCTGCATCTCCACATTTGTTGCATTCCTAACATGTGTCTGACTGTATGGTAGATCCCACATCCTACTCCCATCCTAAGAAATAGAAGTGAATTGTAATAATGTCAACTAATACTCTGCCTGAGGGATAATACATGAAAGTCCACAAAAATTACAGGGTGTTATAAAGTGTacaagaagggaaatacacaaagATATAGTAATAACCCAAGGAGAATGTTAACTAAAGGTACAGATGGTACACTTTCATCTTggttcatgtttttgttttgcttggtggCATAGTTCCTCCATCAGCACTGGCTGATTTAAACTGCAAACATACTTTATTACTTCATATTTCTTACATCTTGTTTGTAGGATTTAGAGGCAACTGATGGAAAGTCATATCAACTTAAGATCATGTTGAGACACAAAGAATAGTTTGATCTTTTATTATAAACATTAAAACAACATTTCCTGAGGggtagagagattgctcagtggttaagaacatttgctactgttgcagaggaccaggcTTTGGTTCCAGGCACCCGTGTTATATGgaatctgacattctcttctgatcTTCACAGGTACTACACACATgtaataaacatacatacatgcaagcaaaacattcatacccataaaataaaaagaagtaagtcTTTAGAGAAAAGGATATTTCCTAAGCTAGGTTTGTATATTGTAACAAGTTAGTTCTTAGTTCTACTGACAACTATTATCATAGGGTAAAGCAaatttcctgtctttaaaaaaatcacaggacTTGAAATAATCCAGCTCATTCTCATTCTATCACAACTTTCCATTGTAATATCAGCTTCCCATTGAGATCATTGAGATGCTGCTCTGCATTTATATCAGTTATctacaacaacagcaataaaagaaGGTAGAaagttctcatcccccaccccctcccctctaaagCTCCCCCCACCTTggcccagtttactcatggagatctcaactatttccccttcccaggatgatccatgcatccctcttagggtcctccttgttacctagtttctctgaaGCTTTGGGTTAAACTGTTTATCCTGAGCTTTACATCAGGCTTTACAtgaccccacatctgacagagggctgatcttcagaatatttaaagaactaaagaaattagacatcaaaatacataacagtccaattaaaaaataggctatagagctaaacagataattctcaacagaagaatctcaaatggctgaaaggcatttaaggaattgctcaacatccttagtcatcagggaaatgcaaattaaaacaactctgagataccatcttacacctgtcagaatggctaagatcaaaaacactgaagacagtttatgttggagaggttgtggaacaaggggaaaaatttcttaaaaaaaaaacaaaaaacaaggaggtAGAAAAAAGGAAAGGCTACAGATGGTTGATGCTACAGGAAGCAAATCAGAGGTTATTCTCAATTCCAAATTGAAAAATTTTACCAACATGAATGTTGAAGatgacttaaatattttataaggcAGAGCAAGAAAATTAATAGTTTTAGCTACAGTATCATTATACAGTACACAATATTTTACTTAATATCTCATTTAAATTAGCAGAATAAAAGCATTCAGATTACACATTAGTGGAAGTAATATTTCTGTTATATATTCCTTgatatttaagtatttaaatagTCCCATTATGGATTTGtaagccatatatatatacatatatatatacatatatatatatatatttgctttatgGGGTTGTAAtttactaaataataataaactatttttgaaggactgtctatGTCATTAGCTTTATCATTGGTTCCCAATTTGTAGATGCATATTCTGATTCTGTTTTCTGTATAGACTTTAATATCAAAGCATTCATACCCCAGAGCAAGGAGTATTCTTTTAGCtaaatgttttgcttttaatttgttattttcatttttctaaatgaaTTTTATAACATTAGTTTCCCTTGAGTTGGGGAAATGTTTTTCAGGTAGTTTTTACTTTGAATTGAGTCAAggctttttttcttgatttctcatTGCAAATAATTACAACATAAATACACAGGAAccattacttttaatatttttaaatctcacaATGTAACCGAATACCAATATAACCAAACACCATACCACCCACAAACATTTTGGtttattcttcttttctgaaACAGGACATGACAGACGACCTTGACCCCTACACCAATACTTACTTAATCTACTCCAAGGATCCCAACAACTGTCAGACGTTCCTTGGCTCATCAGAAGTCATTAATTGGAAACAACATTTACAGATTCAAAGTAAGAGAACCAGAATATCTGTGGGCTGTTGTTACTTGCTGTGTACACAGTGTGGAAGTCGCTGTTCCTTTTGAACAAGCACCTTACATCCCACATACATTTTTGCAAGCCACAGACACTTAGCATGCTGCTATCTGTTTCTTTGCTCAGCGTCTAACCCTACCGAAGGGAACCCTTAAAAGCTTCAGTGTATAAagtttacaaagaaaattttaatgtaatttcttACCATCTTAGGATTTATTCTTTAGTATGACCATATCTTATTAAAGAACATAAATAAGGGAGCAATTATCCTACCATTCCATCTCTGCTTTATTACATTGTCACATTTTCAAAGGAAAGTTTTAGTAAACAAAACTATGCCTTTTGGAGTTGCATGATCTAAGACTAAAACCTGACTGAACCAGTTATTAGCCGTGTGGTAAAGGCTAAATCATTTCTATTATGGAGACCGGAGtttctgtgaggaaaaaaaaggatTATAATACTATTCCAAACACAGAGCCCTCAAAGACTAAATGAGGCATTTAATGAAAACTTCTTAGGAACATCTTATCTAGTTTTATAGAATTTCAGACCTTCTCAATATCAActcaaaacaattattttagCTTATAATTGTATGGGTAGGAAATTTGGATCAGGCTCACCTAGGCAGTTCTACTGGTCTCACCTAGATTCACTCATATGGGCTCAGTCACCAGGAGCATTATCTGTGGGCTAATAGGAATAGGTTCATCACAATCCCAAGTCTGGTATTTCATAATAACACTGTGTCAACTCTTAACTACAGGGATGGGAGTAGATTGGGTGACATGTAAATGTCACGGGATTAGGAACAGAAAGTGAATGTCAACTTCAGTGCCCTCTGAATCATGTTTACTAAATCACATTCTTCCCGTGAACCTAAGCAAGGTTTATGAGTGAACAAAAGCCAATTTATGATAAAAGGAGTCATACTAGTGCAATAGAAAGGAATTGAGAACCTTATAGTAATGATTTAATGGTTTGAATACAGAGAAATTATCAATTCAATTTCAGTTATTCTGCTTCTAATTCATCTTCTTTGGTAACTATAAGTGTACTCTTAAGTAGCCAGGGTTTGTGATACCATccaaaacttaaatttaaaagataCATGGGAGGGATATAATCTTTATCATATGACTCCTGTCATGATTTAGTATAATGCTTGATGATCCTATGTTCATATTCCCTTTGATTCCACTGAACAGCCTTTTCTAAATGTTAAGATGAATAATGGTATATTGTTTGCTTCTTCATTTCCCCCATTAAGGTTCACAGGCAAGCCTGGACAAAGTTATAAAAAGACTTGGAGCCATTAATTTGGGCAATGTAAAGCACACAGAGTGCTTTCTCTATATGATACCTGAAACAGCAAAGAAATTGGCTCCTTCTTTGGTGGATGCCAAGAACTTAGTATGCAACAGTGACAAGCCCAAGCCCATGTAAGTGTTTCAGGAGCTGTTCTGCAACATTCAGCCTCTCACTAATGACATACCTCCTGCGTTAGATTTCCAAAGTGATCATTAAGAGGTCACCTTAAAACACAGGGCTAAAATCAATGCACAGGTGATCTATCATTATTTTGGAGTCTAGAAGGTAATCAAGATTTGAGAAGTGCTGTATTGCATTGGAATCTACAGGATACAATTCCTTCTGATCACTTCCAACACCCAGCACCATTCCGGGAGTACCTTGGCTTTGGGATGCATTTCTCCACTCCCTAAAAATGCTTCCACATGACCTTCTTTATCCtctgtgtcttttcctcttttgtttgttATGAGGACACTTATCAATAGATTTGGAACCCACAAAATAATTGGGATAAGCTTATATTAAAGTCTTAAACTTGTATATTCAAAGATCCTTTTTCTAAGCAAGATTATCTGCATGaaaaggctggcaagatggctcagcagctaaatgTGCTTGCTGacaagtctgatgacctaagttcaatccctggggccTATGTGatgaagaagagaaccaactccccaaaacTGTCTTCTGATTTTCACACAGGAGCATgtaacatccatatatatatatgtgtgtgtgtgtgtgtgtgtgtgtgtgtgtgtgtgtgtgtatgtgtgtgtgtgtgtatgtatgtatatatatgcaattaaAAACTATAATTGCCTATGCAATTTGAATGTGAGTTACTGTTTAACCTGCCAGGCCCTCACTACCTCTGCTATCTTTGGCCCTGGTAACTATCCAACCAATATTCTGCAGAGCAGCTGATTAatcacaataaaatttaaataagaactaaatctctctcctgcctacaAGATTTCAATGCTTCCTGACATACTTTCAAATATTTCTGAACTTCTCAGCCCTCTAAGAAATTTTCATCTACCTCTCAGGCCTTACATTTTATCTTGTTTCTTCCCTCCAAAACTTCTAACCTTTGTCAAAAACAttacaagtttattttaaaaacacaaactgtTCTTTAGACATGAGTCCAAGATCAGAGGCTGAGTCATTCTTTCAAGCAAAGTGTTCTGACCGTGGAAGTctaaagaggaagaggcagactgAGAAAAGCtaaaataacacaaacaaaattttGACATTTCAATGTTATTTCCCATgtaaaataggaaaggaagacacACATTAGAATTTGACAGGTTGTTTCACATTGGGTTACTTCAAGTTAATTATTTTGGTAAGAATTAAAGCAAAGTGAGCCTCATTCacgttctctgtctctctcttttgctcattcactcactctcttgctctctccttctctctatcGGAAAGTCAGTTAACAATCTAATATTGGTTATGTGACACAAAGCACTTATGTGAATGATTTCATATTGCTTCTAGTGTTAAAGCTAAATGCAGAAGTTAGTGTACAATAATGCTACACCATAGCTTTCCTACCATTTCTTCTTGACCTTCATGAGCTCAGACCTCTAATATTGTCTCCTCTCTATCTAAATCTTCTCTCTCCTATGTAGGTCAATCTTTACACTAATGACTTACTTTGTTATCCAGATCTGCTCACAGGTTACTTTATCAGAGTCTTGGGTAAAATACCTCAATAAAAGTAACCACTGTGCAGGATTCAGATTTATTTTGTTCATAGCACTCCtgagtgtagttggaagtttttctgtgcttGCCCAGCACCAAGGTCTCACAGACACTTATAAAATTCccgtgtcctgcctggtcctgcaaccacccagacccaagtaaacacacagaggcttatattatttttaaactatggctatGGCAGGGTTTTTGCTAGCTAGCCCTTAAATCTtacattaattcatttctataaatctatactttgccacatggcttgtggcttatcggtactttacatcttgcttcttctggcggtggctagcagtgtctcccttctctcttttcttccttcttctctctccagttAGAATGTTCCACCTAACTGCATTCtgtctcaccattggccaaacagctttatttattaaccaatcagagcaacacctttTCATAGCATACAAAATGACATCACCAATCACCTGGGTATTTGAAACTAGTTAATTTATTCTACAGATTTAATTTTTGATTCATCCTCTGACAATAATGAAAACCCTGCAAGAGCTGGGATCATCAGTAGCTGGCACATAGTGGGTTTTAAACAAATACGTGTTCAGTGAATTCTCTGCATAGAACAAATGGattctaataaaaacattttgaacaCATTTCCCATTGTCCCCATTTATGTTTATCTTAATGCTGAGTAGAACCAAAAGCTGGCAGTATGTGATTTGAGGATGCTCAACCCCACAACTCTCTGTGAAATTTTCTACCTAGAAGAACTCTGTTCTCTTTGTATACTACATGGCAACCTGCAGAACACTCCCATCTAGAAGCTACTGGGAAGTGTCCTGCTATGAACTAGAGATTAGTCCAATCTCTTGACAGAAAGCAGAATCAGATGGTAGAATAACTTGCTCAGCACATGGATGACAGAACCTGTAACTGGAGTGGAAATAGCATGTCTAGCTCCACCTCCAGAACTCATTACAAAATGACTCCTGAAGCTTCCTCACATCATTGCAGGTGGCTTCAGACATCAGGACTCAATGACAAGGGCTATCATTCCACATTTCTGCCCATCTTTGCACTTGCCTTTATCTTTTGTGCATCACAATGCCTAAGGACCACAGGATACTAAATTCAATGATTCTGCACTTTGGATTTTCTGCTTGCTACATGTGGTTTATTAAGCTTGCTTGTCTGCAAaactctttccttttacataaaacaaaactgatCATATTTGAACTTTCTAACTTGAAAGATCATATTTGAACTCTCTAACTGGAAAGATAATGGCTATAGGCAAATAAAAATTGGGAGAGCACTTTTACTACCTGTTAGGCACTGAATCTGAGCCCCCATCACACTGACTAGCTAGTCTACAGTACAAGTTGCTTATGAGCCCTGCTCACTAGATGAGGAAATGCAAAAGATGAAGAGTAATTAATCAGCAGACTCATGTACACAGTACTGATAGGAACTCAGGCAGTCTAGCTACAGAATACACAATCTAAGATATTCTACTTTTTGCCTCTTGGGGCAATTTAGGgggaaataaatataattattcatAGCCTATGTGATTAAGGACTGCTCTTTCCTCTTGTTCTCAATAGTAATCAAGAGTTGTTCAAATTCGCCTCACTGGATGTTACACATGCTGCACTGGTGAATAGCATCTGGCATTTTGGTGGCAATGAGAAAAGCCAGAAGTTCATTGAGCGCTGTATCCACACCTTCCCCAGCTTCTGTATTATGGGGCCTGAGGGGATTCCCGTGTCTTGGGCCTTGATGGACCACACTGGAGAATTGAGAATGGGAGGCACCTTACCTCAGTACCGGCGCCAGGGTCTCATTTACCATATTGCTTCCCAACAGATTCAGGCTCTAAGAAATCTTGGCTTccccatgtatgcacatgtagatAAAGCTAACTTCACCATTCAGAGAATGGCTGCCAGGATGGCTTATGTCACCATGCCCTGTACCTGGAACCAATGGAATTATGTGCCTCTATAAAGCTGGAAAAGAGTGATGAAGGGACCTTGCTTgtagatggagaaatggctgagtgaATGAAGAGAAGTAATAAATTGTCATTAGGTAGGTTTGTGTTTCTTGAAAGCAGAGGTACATCATGAACTGCACACACTGTTTCTCTGCCCTCATATTTCTCATGCACTTAACTCCATTTCCTCATCATGCAGAAAGTCACTTTCTCCTGCTCTAACTCTGTTACAGGTCCCACATTCTCAGGATCCCTCTAACAGTGGTTCTtaaaatgctgtgaccctttaatacagttcttcatgttgttgactaccaactataaaattatttttgttgctacctcataactataattttgctactgttgtgaacaTAATGTaagttttctgatggtcttaggtgatccttGTGAAAGGATTGTTCGACCCCCAAAGGTGttgcaatccacaggttgagaacactgctctAACACATTTAGCTGAATtgtattctttt
The nucleotide sequence above comes from Peromyscus maniculatus bairdii isolate BWxNUB_F1_BW_parent chromosome 1, HU_Pman_BW_mat_3.1, whole genome shotgun sequence. Encoded proteins:
- the LOC102924734 gene encoding glycine N-acyltransferase-like protein Keg1: MFYLQGSQMLQSLENSLRKYLPESLKVYGTVFHMNQGNPFKVKALVDKWPDFNTVVIRPQEQDMTDDLDPYTNTYLIYSKDPNNCQTFLGSSEVINWKQHLQIQSSQASLDKVIKRLGAINLGNVKHTECFLYMIPETAKKLAPSLVDAKNLVCNSDKPKPINQELFKFASLDVTHAALVNSIWHFGGNEKSQKFIERCIHTFPSFCIMGPEGIPVSWALMDHTGELRMGGTLPQYRRQGLIYHIASQQIQALRNLGFPMYAHVDKANFTIQRMAARMAYVTMPCTWNQWNYVPL